The following are from one region of the Pseudodesulfovibrio piezophilus C1TLV30 genome:
- a CDS encoding ABC transporter ATP-binding protein, which translates to MNNPVLNVNSVSKDFGGIRALDEVDLVVGDKEIVALIGPNGAGKTTFFNCITGIYTPTSGEVLIDPKITGKPRRINGKKPNVVTELGMARTFQNIRLFPSMTALENVMIGTHCRTTSSIWGAVSRNKATRKEEQAVVQRSYELLKLVGLEQYVNELASNIAYGKQRRLEIARALATDPFLLLLDEPAAGMNPQETLELERLIVDIREQFNISIMLIEHDMKMVMSMSDRIYVLDYGRMIADGTPQEIAENPAVIKAYLGEDDDD; encoded by the coding sequence ATGAATAATCCAGTTTTGAACGTCAACAGTGTCAGCAAGGACTTTGGCGGCATCCGTGCCCTCGATGAGGTTGATCTTGTTGTCGGCGACAAAGAGATTGTCGCTCTCATTGGTCCCAATGGTGCAGGAAAGACGACTTTTTTTAACTGCATTACCGGTATTTACACACCAACCAGTGGTGAAGTGCTGATTGATCCGAAAATTACAGGTAAACCCCGTCGCATCAACGGAAAGAAGCCTAACGTCGTCACAGAACTGGGGATGGCTCGTACTTTCCAGAATATCAGGTTGTTTCCATCCATGACGGCTTTGGAAAATGTCATGATCGGAACCCATTGCAGGACAACTTCTTCCATATGGGGGGCCGTTTCTCGGAATAAAGCAACACGTAAGGAAGAACAGGCTGTTGTCCAGCGGAGTTACGAATTGCTCAAGCTGGTCGGACTTGAGCAGTATGTCAACGAGTTGGCCTCGAATATTGCCTATGGGAAACAACGTAGGCTCGAAATTGCTCGTGCTTTGGCGACAGATCCGTTTCTTTTGCTTCTCGATGAACCAGCCGCTGGTATGAATCCTCAGGAAACCCTGGAGTTGGAAAGACTCATTGTGGATATTCGTGAGCAGTTCAATATTTCGATCATGCTCATTGAACATGATATGAAAATGGTCATGTCCATGTCAGACCGTATATATGTGCTGGATTACGGCCGCATGATAGCGGATGGTACGCCGCAGGAAATTGCCGAAAACCCGGCCGTCATCAAGGCCTATCTTGGGGAAGACGACGATGACTAA